TAAAATCGTATTTTCATCAAGCGCAGCAGTTTATGGAACACCAAAAGAAAACAATCCAGTAAAAGAAACATACCAGACTTTGCCTATTAATCCATACGGCCAAACAAAACTAATGATAGAAAAAATATTATCCGATATGGCTTTCGCAAATCAAATTGAGTACATTGCGCTAAGGTATTTCAATGCTGCTGGCGCTGACAAAGATGCACAAATTGGACAGGCATACAAATTTGCTACACACTTGATAACAAGGGCCCTAAAGACTGCCAAAGGTGAATTTGAAAAATTAGAAATATACGGAACAGATTATCCTACACCAGATGGTACCTGTATAAGAGATTATATACACGTTGATGATCTGGCTTTTGCACACTTGCTTTCACTTAAAGCGCTTTTTAACAATATAAAAAATGAAGCTTTCAATGTTGGTTACTCAAATGGCTATTCTGTAAAAGAAGTGATTAATAAAGTCAAAGAAGTAACAAAGATTGATTTTAAGGTTGTTACAGCAAAAAGACGTGAAGGCGATCCAGCCTACCTTGTAGCGTCAAATAATAAAATTAAAGAATTACTTAAATGGCAACCTAAATATAATAATCTGGAATATATTATTCAAACAGCGTGGGAATGGGAAAAAAAACTTAACCATTATGGAGCTTGAACTTTGCGATTTTAAATCTATTCAGATTTATCAACCAAAATATGGATATCGCTTTAGTTTTGAACCATTTATTTTAACTGATATAGATTTACCAAAACATATCAAATTCGCAGCCGATTTTGGTAGTGGTTGTGGAATTATTGTAATTCTACTATCAAAAAAGTTTTATTTAGAAAAAATATTTGCAGTTGAAACAAACGTTGATTATATTAAAATAATACAAAAAAATATGTATATAAATAATGCTAAAAACATTGAGATTATAGAAGGTATCGAAAAATTGCCAGATAATACTTTAGAATTAGTATTAAGCAACCCACCCTATTATACAAAAGCTAGTTTTCGCTTATCAAAAAAATATGAAATGCAAAAATTTGAAACTTTACCGCTCTCACAGATGCTAGAAAAAATAACACCCAAAATTAAAAAAAATGGTCTATTTCGACTTTCTTTTCACCCAACAAGATTATTTGAGTTATTTACTGAACTATCAAATAAAAAATTTGGTATTAAATCAATTCAGCCCATATATGGAACAAAAAATACTCTATCAAAAGTTTGCATAATTGAAGCAAAAAAATTTGCTAAAACCTATATAACGATAAAATCGCCTATTTTTTTAGAAAATTATAAATTGTCTCTATAAGATTGTCTTTAGATAAAAAATACTTGTGTCTTAAGAATTCACTATCACCCTGTTCAATAAATGCATCAGGTAAAGCTATGTGTTTAATTTTTGGATACTTACCATTACTATTTAAATA
The DNA window shown above is from Desulfurella sp. and carries:
- the galE gene encoding UDP-glucose 4-epimerase GalE; amino-acid sequence: MSTKRKNNESSSYWRCWLYLKNEGIDTLTFDNLSTGHKWALLGEKLFVGDLADIEAINKAIVYFKPDAVIHFAASIQVGESVVNPLLYYSNNVKNTINLLNAMIKNNVNKIVFSSSAAVYGTPKENNPVKETYQTLPINPYGQTKLMIEKILSDMAFANQIEYIALRYFNAAGADKDAQIGQAYKFATHLITRALKTAKGEFEKLEIYGTDYPTPDGTCIRDYIHVDDLAFAHLLSLKALFNNIKNEAFNVGYSNGYSVKEVINKVKEVTKIDFKVVTAKRREGDPAYLVASNNKIKELLKWQPKYNNLEYIIQTAWEWEKKLNHYGA
- a CDS encoding methyltransferase, with the protein product MELELCDFKSIQIYQPKYGYRFSFEPFILTDIDLPKHIKFAADFGSGCGIIVILLSKKFYLEKIFAVETNVDYIKIIQKNMYINNAKNIEIIEGIEKLPDNTLELVLSNPPYYTKASFRLSKKYEMQKFETLPLSQMLEKITPKIKKNGLFRLSFHPTRLFELFTELSNKKFGIKSIQPIYGTKNTLSKVCIIEAKKFAKTYITIKSPIFLENYKLSL